A genomic region of Anopheles aquasalis chromosome Y, idAnoAquaMG_Q_19, whole genome shotgun sequence contains the following coding sequences:
- the LOC126579998 gene encoding DNA polymerase subunit gamma-1, mitochondrial: MVLQLRMRTALRCRWFGSKPTPDSAELLPRSTVKRFTATPRKRVADKATTLPCSEQTVHKSTNGIKEKGAAIERHSVAKEPRMNAVNIQMLSPVLHRQIFGNDPSPAAIDPIVKQELYHELTRHGIDISKPILLPDVDLRLPPLSGATIEEHFMRIAEDQSGPYRTAVNALVDIATPAPPLPKAWSRRAGWTWYKPSSDGTPVQIAIPFPPDEALIFDVEVCVRAGMAPIIATALGPNGWYSWTSPLLASDRPIGHTDPSCTNGPQPLRLGDLIPLESDPAVDSCRTGSRFQRPRIVIGHNVSYDRARVREQYWVEPTALRFLDTMSLHVCVSGITSYQRAMLKSSKALPPADSGWREQCSLNNLADVYALYCGQQLNKSQRDTFVEGTIGEVRADFGNLMSYCAEDVRATKAVLVQLWPLFQERFPHPATLAGMLEMGSSYLPVNASWNRYLTESDLAYDDLDIEGKQLLAQRADAACTLLHNQAYKRDLWLWDQDWSVQELKLKAARKTKTPKTANNESPAIVARRTGERNETVQSPDGNAEAERLAKQFQHLYAMADRLPARRPLLPGYPAWYRNLCSKPDTADWRPGPHQRISTGLQIAPKLLSLCWEGYPLHFIRGQGWGFLVPYRHVRDTEAQATGTTIPLEQLVAACPVVELRQTIATRSESDEVFHQLRRDVEQSISRKEYYRHTGQPAPKAPPIAYDGAGVWCNLELEGCCFFLQLPHKDGAGHRVGNPLSKDFLAKFSENVLAGDGRAAERVVSIARMLSYWRNNRDRIRGQMVVWINGDGTAGSDCGAILPQVVVCGTLTRRASEPTWMTASNAQRERIGSELRAMVQAPSGYRIIGADVDSQELWIASVLGDAGVARPGALHGGTPFGWMTLSGTKATRTDMHSVTAGAVGISRDHAKVINYARIYGAGQQFAERLLKQFNPTISQAEARSKAIKMFTLTKGRRLHRLREQWLETHPEAPRYCTPYEALRLARLFNHAVDELFYPPQWCGGTESAMFNRLEEIASADRPSTPFLGGRLSRALEPAHSADVDRFMPTRINWVVQSGAVDFLHLMLVCMRWLMGDRIRFCLSFHDEVRYLVAERYAHKAALAMHVTNLLTRSFCAHRIGFKDLPQSVAFFSTVEVDRVLRKEAHADCRTPSNPNGLEAGYQVPNGESLDIYQTLAKLGPIDSDMSGWQWHKRPLSERQPPPTASSKTSVAI, from the exons ATGGTTCTGCAGTTGCGGATGCGCACTGCATTGCGCTGTAGATGGTTCGGCAGCAAACCCACACCGGACAGTGCCGAACTGTTGCCGCGCAGCACCGTAAAGCGTTTCACGGCTACACCAAGGAAACGGGTTGCGGACAAAGCCACTACCTTACCATGCAGCGAGCAGACCGTGCACAAATCGACCAATGGGATAAAGGAGAAAGGTGCTGCGATTGAGCGGCATTCGGTGGCCAAGGAACCGCGAATGAATGCGGTAAACATTCAGATGCTCTCACCGGTGCTTCATCGGCAAATATTTGGAAACGATCCATCGCCAGCggcaatcgatccgatcgtgaAGCAGGAACTATACCATGAGCTCACCCGTCATGGCATCGACATTTCGAAACCGATTCTCTTACCGGACGTGGACCTTAGGCTACCGCCGCTGTCCGGTGCTACGATCGAGGAGCATTTCATGCGTATTGCAGAGGATCAGAGTGGCCCGTACCGCACGGCCGTTAATGCGCTCGTTGACATCGCGACACCTGCACCGCCACTACCGAAGGCGTGGTCGCGAAGGGCAGGCTGGACATGGTACAAACCATCGTCGGACGGCACGCCCGTACAGATAGCCATACCATTCCCACCAGACGAGGCGCTCATATTCGATGTGGAGGTCTGTGTGCGGGCCGGAATGGCACCGATCATCGCCACGGCGCTAGGTCCTAACGGTTGGTATTCCTGGACCAGCCCTCTGCTAGCATCCGACCGTCCCATCGGACACACTGATCCGAGTTGTACGAACGGGCCGCAACCCCTGCGCCTCGGTGACTTGATACCGCTCGAGAGTGATCCAGCGGTGGACAGCTGTCGCACTGGTTCCAGGTTCCAGCGGCCTAGGATCGTGATCGGTCACAACGTGTCGTACGACCGAGCGCGCGTACGCGAACAGTATTGGGTCGAGCCAACTGCTCTCCGTTTCCTCGATACAATGTCGCTCCACGTGTGCGTTAGCGGCATCACCAGCTACCAGCGAGCAATGCTAAAGTCGAGCAAAGCGTTACCACCAGCCGACAGTGGCTGGCGTGAACAATGCTCCCTAAACAACTTGGCTGACGTGTATGCGCTCTACTGCGGCCAGCAATTGAACAAGAGCCAACGAGATACATTCGTCGAGGGTACGATAGGCGAGGTGCGGGCTGACTTTGGTAACCTGATGAGTTACTGTGCGGAGGATGTGCGAGCCACCAAGGCCGTGCTGGTACAGCTGTGGCCCCTGTTTCAGGAGCGCTTCCCACACCCGGCAACGCTAGCCGGGATGCTTGAGATGGGCAGCTCCTATCTGCCCGTGAACGCGAGTTGGAATCGCTATCTTACCGAATCGGATCTGGCGTACGATGATCTGGACATCGAGGGAAAGCAGCTGCTGGCGCAGCGTGCTGATGCGGCGTGTACGTTACTGCACAATCAGGCCTACAAGCGCGATCTGTGGCTGTGGGATCAGGACTGGAGCGTACAGGAACTAAAGCTGAAGGCTGCGCGTAAAACCAAAACGCCCAAAACGGCCAACAACGAATCGCCGGCTATCGTAGCACGCAGAACCGGCGAACGTAACGAGACTGTCCAATCACCAGACGGTAACGCCGAGGCAGAAAGATTGGCTAAGCAGTTCCAGCACCTGTACGCGATGGCGGACCGGCTGCCCGCACGACGTCCGTTACTACCCGGCTATCCTGCCTGGTATCGCAATCTCTGCTCGAAACCGGATACTGCCGACTGGCGCCCGGGACCGCACCAGCGAATTAGCACGGGGCTCCAGATTGCGCCAAAGCTGCTGTCTCTTTGCTGGGAAGGCTATCCACTGCACTTTATCCGGGGGCAGGGTTGGGGCTTTCTGGTGCCGTACCGTCACGTACGGGACACCGAAGCACAGGCAACGGGAACGACGATACCGCTCGAGCAACTGGTAGCTGCCTGTCCGGTGGTGGAACTGCGCCAAACCATCGCCACTCGCAGCGAAAGCGACGAGGTATTTCACCAACTGCGCCGTGATGTCGAACAGTCAATCAGCCGGAAGGAGTACTATCGGCATACCGGGCAGCCGGCCCCGAAGGCGCCACCAATAGCCTATGACGGGGCCGGTGTTTGGTGTAATCTCGAGCTCGAAGggtgctgcttctttttgcAGCTTCCGCACAAGGATGGCGCCGGTCACCGGGTGGGGAACCCGCTGTCGAAGGATTTCTTAGCCAAGTTCTCGGAGAACGTGCTGGCAGGGGATGGACGGGCCGCCGAGCGGGTCGTTTCGATCGCACGCATGCTTTCGTACTGGCGCAACAACCGGGACCGTATCCGGGGGCAAATGGTGGTGTGGATTAATGGGGACGGAACAGCGGGGAGTGATTGCGGTGCAATCCTACCGCAGGTAGTGGTGTGCGGCACCCTCACACGACGCGCCTCCGAGCCCACCTGGATGACGGCCAGCAATGCGCAGCGCGAACGGATTGGATCGGAGTTGCGGGCCATGGTGCAGGCACCGAGCGGCTATCGAATCATCGGTGCTGACGTCGATAGCCAAGAGCTGTGGATTGCTTCGGTACTCGGTGATGCTGGCGTAGCACGCCCCGGTGCACTTCACGGTGGCACACCGTTCGGCTGGATGACGCTCAGCGGTACCAAGGCGACCCGCACGGACATGCACAGTGTTACGGCTGGGGCAGTTGGTATCTCACGCGATCACGCCAAGGTCATTAACTATGCGCGTATCTACGGTGCCGGCCAGCAGTTTGCCGAGCGGCTGTTGAAGCAGTTCAACCCGACTATCTCGCAGGCGGAAGCTCGCTCGAAGGCAATCAAAATGTTTACCCTCACCAAGGGCCGCCGACTGCACCGGCTGCGAGAGCAATGGCTAGAGACTCACCCGGAAGCTCCGCGGTACTGTACACCGTACGAGGCGCTCCGGCTGGCACGGCTGTTCAATCACGCCGTCGATGAGCTCTTCTATCCGCCCCAGTGGTGTGGTGGCACCGAGAGTGCCATGTTCAACCGGCTGGAGGAAATAGCGAGTGCGGACCGTCCGAGCACACCGTTCCTGGGCGGGCGGCTCAGCCGAGCCCTCGAGCCTGCACACAGTGCCGACGTGGATCGGTTCATGCCGACGCGCATCAATTGGGTGGTGCAGAGCGGGGCCGTCGACTTTCTGCATCTCATGCTCGTTTGCATGCGCTGGTTGATGGGAGACCGGATACGCTTCTGCTTAAGTTTCCACGATGAGGTTCGCTATCTGGTAGCGGAACGCTACGCGCACAAGGCAGCGCTAGCCATGCATGTAACCAACCTACTGACCCGTTCCTTCTGTGCCCATCG GATCGGCTTCAAGGACCTTCCCCAGTCCGTGGCCTTCTTCTCAACGGTCGAAGTAGATCGGGTGCTGCGCAAGGAAGCCCACGCCGACTGTCGCACACCCTCGAATCCAAACGGTCTGGAAGCAGGCTACCAAGTGCCGAATGGTGAATCGCTCGACATCTACCAAACGCTGGCTAAGCTTGGTCCGATCGACAGCGACATGAGTGGTTGGCAATGGCACAAACGACCGTTGAGCGAACGGCAACCTCCACCCACAGCCAGCTCGAAGACGAGTGTTGCCATATAG
- the LOC126580002 gene encoding uncharacterized protein LOC126580002 — protein sequence MIDEGFIFNSCCPRNRFRICILSLSRASGMLFCYNRNQFYLIRTPCPLVVLLGKSGRLDGRQSMAGWFIPRLPRMLLLLLLLSVSVLSDRMQQEQDRQRPRSMTEQIELILASIDAIDIVTPGGDYDSGVLSEDQRHEERLLQQQQKRTVRRYSYESPMEDACTPGLSWQGDRFRSQWNENARTGAGYVVYGNLSAFLTAGYACLFDPLGTYLLLLATTTTTATTTVARNQSMQQGQKVKGEEEQKEEKLGWPNEGQLEREERDQLVTVLRLIWSRQGAFRVFVQLHSTIVTYDPFAPKEEIEPDTTKCPGARQNPAHGALIDLAIGNGLPDVPCHNFHGFSVRVEVFRSVYSNPVMGEGAATVYRGADITARDVLQQHLNITVIHVPADADLFGDRMPNGSFTGAMGRLVRREVDVVFTGFFIKDYFTRDLEFTASVYSDAVCCLVRKARRIPEYLRPLYIFPADIWAMLVGLGALCSVCWAVLRASLKCVRTRAADRFTAATTITGGWLSRRYRWAVLFNHSRALRRASRGRQWLQIVIDTYILLLSAPYQRFTRAGPERLFLTGLLLVSLIFVSLYQSGLAAVFVNPMYGRDINSLAQLDESEMAIPVKYRGFLDDVFAVNYSTLMDSLRRRMVHLPVQESMLTRVARLGNIATVTRKSSLALDNAVYMATRQLHLIPECPRTYNLAYVLQRRSVFGECFNRVLLRMVGGGLVQHWIDGMRYEWTLRNWRVVQSMMESNFKVLTVLDMQFAFCVLTIGLSLALFAIAGELRNHHHHN from the exons ATGATTGATGAGGGGTTCATATTTAATAGTTGCTGCCCGAGGAATCGATTTCGAATCtgcattctctctctatcgagGGCATCTGGCATGTTGTTCTGTTACAATCGGAACCAATTTTACCTCATTCGCACTCCATGCCCGCTCGTCGTTTTGCTAGGAAAGTCTGGGAGATTGGATGGTAGGCAGTCAATGGCGGGATGGTTCATACCACGTTTGccgcggatgctgctgctgctgctgctgttaagtGTTTCGGTGTTGTCAGATCGTATGCAGCAGGAGCAAGATCGGCAGCGCCCACGTTCCATGACCGAGCAGATCGAGCTGATCCTTGCCAGTATCGATGCGATCGACATCGTCACACCCGGGGGTGACTATGATAGTGGTGTGCTTAGTGAAGATCAGCGACACGAGGAGCGactactgcagcagcagcagaagcgaacgGTGCGCCGTTACAGCTACGAGTCGCCGATGGAGGATGCCTGCACACCGGGGTTAAGCTGGCAGGGGGACCGATTTCGATCGCAATGGAACGAGAATGCGCGCACCGGTGCCGGGTATGTGGTTTATGGCAACCTGAGTGCCTTCTTGACCGCTGGCTATGCGTGTCTGTTCGATCCCCTCGGTACCTATTTGCTGCTACTagccactactactactactgctactactactgtagCCAGAAACCAGTCGATGCAGCAGGGCCAAAAGGTGAAGGGTGAAGAAgaacagaaggaagagaagctgGGGTGGCCCAATGAAGGACAACTGGAGCGTGAGGAGCGGGATCAGCTGGTGACAGTGCTGCGGCTGATCTGGTCGCGCCAGGGTGCGTTCCGAGTATTTGTCCAGCTGCACAGCACCATCGTTACTTACGACCCGTTCGCACCGAAGGAGGAAATTGAACCCGACACCACCAAGTGCCCCGGTGCTCGTCAGAATCCTGCACACGGTGCACTGATCGATCTGGCCATCGGTAACGGTTTGCCGGACGTTCCATGCCATAATTTCCATGGATTTTCGGTGCGCGTGGAAGTATTTCGATCGGTCTACAGCAACCCGGTGATGGGTGAAGGCGCGGCGACGGTTTACCGGGGAGCGGATATTACCGCACGCGACGTACTGCAACAGCATCTCAACATTACCG TAATCCACGTGCcggccgatgccgatctgTTCGGTGATCGGATGCCTAATGGTAGCTTCACGGGCGCCATGGGCCGGCTGGTGCGGCGCGAGGTGGATGTCGTGTTTACCGGTTTCTTCATCAAGGACTACTTTACACGCGACCTCGAGTTCACTGCCAGCGTGTACTCGGACGCGGTATGCTGTCTGGTGCGGAAAGCCCGCCGCATACCGGAATACCTGCGGCCGCTGTACATCTTTCCCGCCGACATCTGGGCCATGCTGGTCGGTCTGGGTGCGCTCTGTTCAGTGTGCTGGGCGGTACTGCGTGCCTCCCTGAAATGTGTGCGTACGCGTGCTGCAGATCGTTTCACCGCGGCCACTACCATCACCGGCGGGTGGTTATCCCGCCGATATCGCTGGGCTGTGCTGTTTAACCATTCGCGAGCGCTACGGCGTGCGTCCCGGGGTCGCCAATGGTTGCAGATAGTGATCGACACGTACATCCTGTTGCTGAGTGCACCCTACCAGCGGTTCACTCGTGCCGGTCCCGAGCGGCTCTTCCTCACCGGCCTCCTGCTCGTCAGCCTCATCTTTGTCTCGCTCTACCAGTCCGGGCTGGCGGCCGTTTTCGTGAACCCGATGTATGGGCGCGACATCAATTCGTTGGCGCAGCTGGACGAAAGCGAAATGGCCATACCGGTGAAGTACCGGGGCTTCCTAGACGACGTGTTCGCCGTGAACTACAGCACGCTGATGGATTCGCTGCGGCGTCGCATGGTGCACCTGCCAGTGCAGGAGTCGATGCTGACGCGCGTCGCCCGGCTCGGCAATATAGCCACGGTTACGCGTAAATCTTCGCTTGCCCTGGACAACGCGGTCTACATGGCCACGCGCCAGCTGCACCTGATACCGGAGTGCCCGCGCACCTACAACCTGGCCTACGTGTTGCAGCGCCGGTCCGTCTTTGGCGAGTGTTTCAACCGGGTACTTCTGCGCATGGTTGGCGGTGGTTTGGTTCAGCATTGGATCGATGGAATGCGGTACGAGTGGACACTGCGCAACTGGCGCGTCGTCCAAAGTATGATGGAGTCCAACTTTAAGGTGCTCACCGTGCTGGACATGCAATTCGCCTTCTGCGTGCTTACGATCGGTTTATCACTTGCCCTCTTTGCTATCGCCGGCGAGCtacgcaaccaccaccaccacaactaG